TAGAGAAGGGCGAGGTGTTCGGACTGATCGGCCCGACCGGCTCCGGTAAGACAACGCTCCTGCGCCTGCTGGACCAACTCGAGCAGCCTTCCTCAGGCAAGATATTCTTCGACGGACAAGAGGTTTCGCCAGGCCTCCGAACCGAAGTCCGCCGCAAAGTGAGCATGGTCTTGCAGAAGCCGGTGGTATTCAATGCCAGCGTCTATGACAACGTGGCTTACCCGCTCCAAGTGAGGAGGCACAACAAAAAGACCATCATTGAAAAGGTCAACATAATGCTGAACACGGTCGGCCTCGAGGGCTATGAGAAAAGGAACGCCCGCACGCTCTCCGGTGGTGAAACCCAGAAGGTGGCTCTAGCCCGGGCCCTTATCACCGATCCACAGATGCTCCTGCTGGACGAGCCGACAGCAAATCTCGACCCGGTGAGCCTGAACACGATCGAGGAATTCATCCTGCGATTCAATCGCGAACACGGAATGGCAATCGTGATAGCCACGCACGAGATGGCTCAGGGGCAACGCCTGGCTGACAGGATAGGGGTGATGATGGATGGGGAGCTCATCCAGGTCGGCCTGCCGCAGGAGATATTCAGCATGCCCAGGGACTTGAGAGTGGCCCGCTTTGTGGGAGTAGAGAATATCCTCAAGGGCCGCGTGATCTCAAACGAAGAAGGACTCGCCCAGATCAATCTCGGCAGTCACACTGCAGAGGCTATTGCCGACCTCAAGGCTGGCGATCAGGTTCACATGTGCATCAGGCCGGAGGATATCATCCTTTCCCTCACAGAGCCATCGAGCAGCGCCAGAAATGCCTTCACCGGAGAGATAAGCCGTTTGGCCCTGTCAGGCGCCCTTGCCAGGGTTGGGATAGATTGCGGTTTTCCGTTGGTGGCACTGGTCACCAAACGGTCCGCCGAAGAGTTGGGGCTCCAGATTGGCAAGAGTATCTACGTTTCCTTCAAAGCCACGGCGGTTCACATGATTGGCCCGGTTAAGTAGATCCAAACAAGGTCTTGCCTAAATAAGTCCAAGCCACCTGTCTAACCGACGATGATATCATCAAGGCGGCGCTTGGGCACGTGGTGCACACATTCACTGTCGCGCCAGTATTTGATGTCTTCACCAGACCCTAATGCTTCAACTACCACAATCTCCTTTGGCTTACCCAGAGCCAGAACAAGCAGTATCTCATAGTGGGATGGTATCTTTAGAGCCTTACAGAGTCCACTCCTATCCACATTGCCAATAAGGCAGCCACCCAAGCCCCTTTCGACGGCACCCAGAAGAATACTTTGGGCAGCAATCCCGTGGTCACAACCAAAGGACTGGCTTATCCTGGTGTCACCAAGCACAATGATATACGCCGACGGCCTTTCACCCTCAATCGGGCCAGGCCATTCCTTGAGATAGCCGGCCCATCTAAGATATGGGAATATCAAAGCATTCTTCTGTGGATCGCCGGAAAGGATATATTTCAGCGGTTGCATATTGGCTGCCGACGCGGAGAGCCTGGCCAGATCAACGAGTTCTCTCAGGGAATTGATCTCTACCCTGCTTTCCTGATAGAATCTCCGGCGGCTTCGGTTATTCAGCACTAGATCTCTCAGCATCAAAATCCCTCCTATGCTCCAACACTGTGATATAAACAGCCCTGTTGACTATCTCTTGCTGTACCACGTCTTAGGTAGTGTATCATTTTCAAATCAGAGAAACGGCAGATAGAGCTTGACATCAATTTCAGCCCAGCCTATATTGTGTCATACGCTTTACGGGGTCATGGCTGGTCATTATGAGCTGTCATGGCCATATCCACCTGAGAAGAACAGACAAAAGTCAGAATAGGCCATCAGTTTTCTGCCTGCACCAGACGAGATTCCAACATCAAAATCAAAGGAGAACCGAAAGATGAACTTGATTATCAGAGGTAAGAAGATAGAACTTGATAAACCAGTGCAGACCTATGTATCAAAGAAGATAAGCGGATTAAACCGTATTCTGCCTTCCATTATTGAGACCAAGGTGGAGATCTATCGAGAGAAGGCAAAATCCCCCAGGAACAGGTATATAGTTCAAATAACTGTCAACAGTAATGGTACCCTGATCAGAGCTGAAGAAAAAGAAGCAGATCTCTATGCTGCCGTTGATGCTGCTGTTGATGTCATCCGCAGGCAGGTAAGGCGTCACAAAGATAGATTTTACCTCAAAAGCAGGAGATCAGACAGGCACAAGAGAGAGGTTCAGCCCTCTATCGAAGCGATAGAAGAGGGGAAAATCCCTGATAAGGTGGTCCGCACCAAGCGTTTCTCTGTAAAGGTGATGACCATAGGGGAAGCCACAGAGCAGATGGAGCTCTTGGGACATGACTTCTTCATTTTTCTCAACGCCAGTACAAATGACATCAACGTTCTCTATCGAAGAAAAGACGGAAACTACGGATTGATTGAGCCAGAGCTTGCCTAGATTCTCCTAAAACCGCCTTCCTTCAGGGGGCAACAGTGCCAACCCTTGTGAGCAGTGCTCCCATCATTTTCCCCAAATGATGGGGACTCAAGAACATGACCCGTCCCTATCCATGAGTTGGATTATGAGCTCTAATTCAGCTCAGCGCCTGACACCCCTCACAATACCTCTGGTGAGCACCTTGAACACCTCAAGCCATATCATGCTTACTACTCCTGCGGCCAAGCAGATGAGAAGATCAATCGGGTGCAGCATGGCAAAACTGAACAGGTTGCGCAGGAAAGGAACATAAAGCACTAGCCCCAGAAAGAATACGGCACCCCCCAAGACCCACCACAATGCCGTATTGGGCGAGAGCAAATTCGCTATGATGGTGCGGGACCATGACCGGTTTGAGACTATTAGACCCAAATTGGCAATGACAAGGGTAGTAAAAGCCAGGGCACGTGCCTCCTCCCCATCCCCAAGCCCGCGATGTCTCGCAATGGCAAAGACGGCAAGGACAACAAGAAATACGCTGACACCCTGCAGCAGGCTAATGGTCAGCGTCCGCCAGCCGAACAGCGGCTCCTTGGGATCACGGGGCGGGCGCTTCATCACATCGGTCTCCTCCATCTCGGCTTCAAAAACAAGCGAGCATGAAGGGTCTATGATGAGTTCAAGAAAGACGATGTGAACGGGCATCAAGGCCAGCGGCCACTTTAACAACACTGGAATCAAGGACATGCCGATAATGGGCATGTGGATGGCAAAGATATACGACATCGCTTTCCTGAGATTGTCAAAGATCCGCCGCCCCATCTTGACAGCCTGTACGATAGACGAGAAATCGTCGTCAAGCAGCACCAATGATGAGGCCTCGCGGGCAACATCTGTTCCCCTTCCCCCCATCGCAATGCCTACATGCGCCGACTTCAAAGCCGGTGCATCATTAACGCCATCACCAGTCATAGCAACGATCTCCCCATTAGCCTTGAGGGCATTGACCAGGCGCAGCTTGTGTTCGGGCATTACCCGGGCAAAGATATTCGTTGTCCTGACGCGCTTCTCAAGCTCTGCATCATCCATTTTGTCCAATTCGGGTCCTGTGATCACCTCGTCCATTGGCATAAGACCGATTTGGCGGGCAATCGACTGGGCCGTCCGTGGATAGTCTCCCGTAATCATCACTACTCTTATCCCTGCCTCATAACACTGCTTCACCGCATCAGGAACGTCCGGACGCACCGGATCAGACAAGCCGACAAGACCCACAAATTCAAACTTGAAATCATGCTGCTCCTGGGGCAAGGTTGTCTGTTTGAAATAGGCTTTGGCTATACCGAGTACCCGCAGTCCATCATCGGCCATAGCAGAGACGTCCTCCGACAGCGAACGCAACTGCTCCTGGTTGAAGTGGCAAAGGTCGGCAACAGCCTCCGGTGCCCCTTTGCCAGCAATAACATAATCCTCACCGGAGGGGGATTTCCAAACGTGCGACAGCGCGAGCAACTTCCGCGAGAGCTCGTATTCACCTACCAGCGTCCAGTCCTGGTGAAGGTGTTCCGTATGATTCAGGTACTGTTCTCCCAGTTCCTTAAACGCCTTCTCCATCGGGTCAGATGGGTTCTTCTCACTGGCCAATATGCTGAACTCCACAATTTCATGAAAGGCCTCCGGGAGTTGCCCGGAGGTCCCCTTCCTCAGATCGTAGACCTGCCCGTTGGCAGACATTTTGGCCACCGACATGCGGTTAAGGGTCAGCGTACCCGTCTTATCAACACACAGCACACTGGTCGAACCCATGGTCTCGATGGTCGGTGCACGGCGCGTGAGAACCCGCACCTTCGAAATGCGCCAAGCCCCCAGAGCAAGGAAGATGGTAAGCACAACCGGAAATTCCTCCGGCAGTACAGCCATCCCCAAGGTGATCCCCGCTAGAAAACCGTGCCGCCAATCATCCCTGGTCAACCCATAGACGACTACAACGATGGCGCTTATGATTACGCCGACAATGGCAAGCCTGATAACCAGCCGTCTGGTTTCCTTCTGCAGGAGCGTCTCTTCAGACTCGACCGCCTGGAGGCTTTTCCCGATCTTGCCAAGTTCACTGCGTATG
This sequence is a window from Chloroflexota bacterium. Protein-coding genes within it:
- the raiA gene encoding ribosome-associated translation inhibitor RaiA — its product is MNLIIRGKKIELDKPVQTYVSKKISGLNRILPSIIETKVEIYREKAKSPRNRYIVQITVNSNGTLIRAEEKEADLYAAVDAAVDVIRRQVRRHKDRFYLKSRRSDRHKREVQPSIEAIEEGKIPDKVVRTKRFSVKVMTIGEATEQMELLGHDFFIFLNASTNDINVLYRRKDGNYGLIEPELA
- a CDS encoding cation-translocating P-type ATPase, with product MANDFDIRSIKGLSEEEAARRLKEEGYNELPSARKHRSALAIALGVVREPMFLLLLSCGAIYLSLGDREEALLLLSFVLVIIGITTYQERKTERTLEALRDLSSPRALVIRDGEQKRIVGREVVRGDMLVLAEGDRVPADALVLACNNLTVDESLLTGESVSVRKAAGTVATLACRPGGDDLPFVFSGTLVVSGQGIAQAQATGIRSELGKIGKSLQAVESEETLLQKETRRLVIRLAIVGVIISAIVVVVYGLTRDDWRHGFLAGITLGMAVLPEEFPVVLTIFLALGAWRISKVRVLTRRAPTIETMGSTSVLCVDKTGTLTLNRMSVAKMSANGQVYDLRKGTSGQLPEAFHEIVEFSILASEKNPSDPMEKAFKELGEQYLNHTEHLHQDWTLVGEYELSRKLLALSHVWKSPSGEDYVIAGKGAPEAVADLCHFNQEQLRSLSEDVSAMADDGLRVLGIAKAYFKQTTLPQEQHDFKFEFVGLVGLSDPVRPDVPDAVKQCYEAGIRVVMITGDYPRTAQSIARQIGLMPMDEVITGPELDKMDDAELEKRVRTTNIFARVMPEHKLRLVNALKANGEIVAMTGDGVNDAPALKSAHVGIAMGGRGTDVAREASSLVLLDDDFSSIVQAVKMGRRIFDNLRKAMSYIFAIHMPIIGMSLIPVLLKWPLALMPVHIVFLELIIDPSCSLVFEAEMEETDVMKRPPRDPKEPLFGWRTLTISLLQGVSVFLVVLAVFAIARHRGLGDGEEARALAFTTLVIANLGLIVSNRSWSRTIIANLLSPNTALWWVLGGAVFFLGLVLYVPFLRNLFSFAMLHPIDLLICLAAGVVSMIWLEVFKVLTRGIVRGVRR
- a CDS encoding ABC transporter ATP-binding protein; translation: MSLIEVVDLNQRYGAKNALIGISLSIEKGEVFGLIGPTGSGKTTLLRLLDQLEQPSSGKIFFDGQEVSPGLRTEVRRKVSMVLQKPVVFNASVYDNVAYPLQVRRHNKKTIIEKVNIMLNTVGLEGYEKRNARTLSGGETQKVALARALITDPQMLLLDEPTANLDPVSLNTIEEFILRFNREHGMAIVIATHEMAQGQRLADRIGVMMDGELIQVGLPQEIFSMPRDLRVARFVGVENILKGRVISNEEGLAQINLGSHTAEAIADLKAGDQVHMCIRPEDIILSLTEPSSSARNAFTGEISRLALSGALARVGIDCGFPLVALVTKRSAEELGLQIGKSIYVSFKATAVHMIGPVK
- a CDS encoding nitroreductase family protein → MLRDLVLNNRSRRRFYQESRVEINSLRELVDLARLSASAANMQPLKYILSGDPQKNALIFPYLRWAGYLKEWPGPIEGERPSAYIIVLGDTRISQSFGCDHGIAAQSILLGAVERGLGGCLIGNVDRSGLCKALKIPSHYEILLVLALGKPKEIVVVEALGSGEDIKYWRDSECVHHVPKRRLDDIIVG